The Kosakonia sacchari SP1 genome includes a window with the following:
- a CDS encoding ECs1072 family phage-associated protein yields MKQGKVMQKYDDLWQAIEVRVRENNDITHVDMTTDTARGNAARQRIAQIFVLEVLLSRHREKYASSFVPLAGEEALYHLIFKRTGWKPFEVKQLSFIDAMFVLAELFREETLPAEVRAVLRSQGVKDEPFSTYDFSEKDWAPRENEVFLKR; encoded by the coding sequence ATGAAACAAGGTAAGGTTATGCAGAAATATGACGACCTGTGGCAAGCCATAGAAGTTCGGGTGCGTGAAAACAATGACATAACGCACGTCGATATGACCACTGATACCGCCCGGGGCAATGCGGCCCGGCAGCGCATCGCGCAGATATTCGTCCTTGAAGTGTTGCTCTCTCGCCACCGGGAAAAGTACGCCAGCAGTTTCGTTCCGCTTGCCGGTGAAGAGGCGCTTTATCATTTAATATTCAAACGCACCGGCTGGAAACCCTTTGAAGTAAAACAACTCTCGTTTATTGATGCCATGTTCGTGCTGGCGGAGTTATTCCGCGAGGAAACGCTGCCAGCGGAAGTGCGCGCCGTTCTGCGTTCGCAGGGCGTAAAAGATGAGCCCTTCTCGACATATGATTTTTCAGAGAAAGATTGGGCACCGCGCGAAAATGAGGTGTTCCTGAAAAGGTAA
- a CDS encoding VIT1/CCC1 transporter family protein has protein sequence MHLERHSIGAVGWLRAAVLGANDGIVSTASLVLGIASAGTPSSGILLAGIAGLVAGAMSMATGEYVSVSSQTDTENAALAQEKKELVDDYEGEVLELTSLYIQRGLEPLLAHQVAQQLMAKDALDAHAREELGLTETNSAQPLQAAIFSALSFSAGAVLPLIVAWLAPATLVFPFVILSTLCSLTLLGYISSIVGKAPPLKAILRITFWSAMAMAVSMGAGTLAGHVLA, from the coding sequence ATGCACCTGGAACGACACAGTATCGGAGCAGTGGGATGGTTAAGGGCGGCAGTGCTGGGGGCAAATGACGGTATCGTGTCTACAGCGAGTCTCGTCCTCGGCATTGCCTCGGCGGGTACCCCATCATCAGGTATTTTGTTGGCGGGGATCGCCGGGCTTGTCGCGGGCGCAATGTCGATGGCAACAGGAGAATATGTCTCCGTTTCCTCCCAGACGGATACAGAAAACGCGGCTCTCGCGCAAGAGAAAAAGGAACTGGTTGACGATTACGAGGGCGAAGTGCTGGAGCTTACTTCGTTGTACATTCAGCGGGGGCTTGAGCCTCTTCTTGCTCACCAGGTCGCACAGCAACTTATGGCAAAGGATGCGCTGGACGCACATGCCCGTGAGGAGTTGGGACTGACGGAAACGAATTCAGCACAGCCTCTGCAGGCGGCTATTTTCTCAGCGCTGAGTTTTTCTGCGGGTGCAGTGTTGCCGTTGATTGTTGCATGGTTAGCGCCCGCAACACTGGTTTTTCCCTTCGTCATCCTTTCAACACTATGTTCACTCACTCTCCTTGGCTATATCTCATCGATTGTGGGCAAAGCGCCACCTCTGAAAGCGATACTCAGAATCACGTTCTGGAGTGCCATGGCAATGGCTGTCTCGATGGGCGCCGGCACACTCGCCGGCCATGTACTGGCTTAG
- the cybB gene encoding cytochrome b561 — protein MKKYSGSQIALHWLVLLLIAITYAAMEFKGIFPKESAGRYWMAITHYTCGVTVFILMLVRMIFRFLTPEPPVVPPLPQWQKLSATVVHFILYALFIVLPLLGVVSLYFGQKEWVFLFINMPVAAVQNTFLQHNLKEIHELLANTGYFIVGIHAAAALMHHYIWRDNTLKRMMPGKFQD, from the coding sequence ATGAAAAAATATTCGGGTAGTCAGATAGCGCTACACTGGCTGGTTTTACTGCTGATTGCGATAACGTACGCAGCGATGGAATTTAAGGGTATTTTCCCTAAAGAGTCTGCAGGACGTTACTGGATGGCTATTACTCATTACACTTGTGGCGTTACTGTATTTATTCTGATGCTGGTCAGAATGATATTCAGGTTTCTCACGCCGGAACCACCGGTAGTTCCACCGTTGCCGCAATGGCAGAAACTCAGCGCTACCGTTGTACATTTTATTTTATATGCGCTTTTTATCGTACTTCCTCTTCTTGGCGTAGTTTCGCTCTATTTTGGGCAAAAAGAGTGGGTTTTCCTGTTTATTAATATGCCAGTAGCAGCGGTTCAAAATACTTTTTTACAACACAATCTGAAGGAAATTCATGAGTTACTGGCTAACACCGGTTATTTCATCGTTGGTATACATGCAGCGGCAGCCCTGATGCATCACTATATCTGGCGGGATAACACGTTAAAAAGAATGATGCCGGGGAAATTTCAGGATTAA